One genomic window of Fusarium verticillioides 7600 chromosome 2, whole genome shotgun sequence includes the following:
- a CDS encoding guanylate kinase, giving the protein MDFSGSESFTYHMSTALLDTRPIIISGPSGVGKGTLIQRLKGNHPTIFSSAVSHTTRQPQPGEVEGVAYFFCSAPEFHSMKMRKEFVEHTYFSGNFYGTSRKAMAEVMKEGLAPILDIEMEGVKKIQSSDLVARYIFLKPPSLETLEARLRSRGTENEASI; this is encoded by the exons ATGGATTTCTCTGGCTCAGAGTCATTTACATACCACATGAGCACAG CACTGCTCGACACTCGTCCCATCATTATATCTGGCCCTTCTGGCGTTGGCAAGGGTACATTAATACAAAGATTGAAGGGCAATCACccaaccatcttctcatccgcTGTCTCGCACACGACGCGCCAGCCGCAACCTGGCGAGGTTGAGGGAGTCGCCTACTTCTTCTGCTCCGCGCCAGAGTTTCACAGCATGAAAATGCGGAAAGAGTTCGTCGAGCACACTTATTTCAGCGGCAACTTCTATGGCACGAGCAGGAAAGCcatggctgaggtgatgAAGGAGGGTCTGGCCCCCATCTTGGATATCGAGATGGAGGGCGTCAAGAAGATACAGTCTTCAGACTTGGTTGCTCGCTATATCTTCCTCAAGCCTCCGAGTCTAGAAACACTCGAAGCCAGACTTCGATCCCGCGGTACCGAAAATGAAGCGAGCATCTGA